The Thermosynechococcus sp. genome has a segment encoding these proteins:
- a CDS encoding stage II sporulation protein M, translating into MGSIVGIEPLAASAILTNNLSVALAMVAGGLLGGLGTLYILWNNALHIGAIAALVAQNSLAYPFWAFVSPHGALELPAILLAGATGLLLGQAILLPGRYPRPSALKRNGALAAQLMFGIVPLLVIAGIIEGFWSPNPLIPNSVKYLSGLGLFAALVFYLAWPIERSPTGERK; encoded by the coding sequence ATGGGATCAATTGTGGGGATTGAGCCCTTGGCCGCCAGTGCCATTCTGACGAATAACCTGAGTGTGGCTTTGGCAATGGTCGCAGGAGGTCTCCTGGGCGGCCTGGGAACCCTCTACATCCTTTGGAACAACGCTCTGCACATTGGAGCGATCGCTGCCCTTGTGGCGCAAAACAGCCTAGCGTATCCCTTTTGGGCGTTTGTTAGTCCCCATGGTGCCTTAGAGTTGCCTGCGATTTTGCTGGCGGGGGCTACCGGTCTGTTGTTGGGGCAGGCAATTCTCTTGCCAGGGCGCTACCCTCGCCCTAGTGCCTTGAAACGCAATGGTGCCTTGGCGGCGCAACTCATGTTTGGAATTGTGCCACTGCTGGTGATTGCAGGTATTATTGAGGGCTTTTGGTCGCCCAATCCCCTGATTCCCAACAGTGTGAAGTATCTCTCCGGTCTCGGTTTGTTTGCTGCTTTAGTGTTTTATTTGGCTTGGCCCATAGAGCGATCGCCCACAGGTGAGAGAAAATAG
- the mtnA gene encoding S-methyl-5-thioribose-1-phosphate isomerase, with product MAVTANVGTISPVVWAGDRVQLIDQTRLPEQYELKDITTAAEMATAIRTMIVRGAPAIGVAAAFGMVLGAREYRGRDREGFLAHLEHTASELRQTRPTAVNLFWAIDRMLGAAQQPTATLEELQQHLLETAQTIAREDVQTCQAIGENGLKVLPQTPEKLRLLTHCNAGALATAGYGTALGVVRAAWAAGRLERLYADETRPRLQGAKLTAWECVQEGIPVTLIADTMAAHCMQRGMIDAVVVGADRIALNGDTANKIGTYSVALAAKAHGIPFFVAAPLSTIDPHIATGAEIPIEERHPQEIYQVGFSRITPAGVDFYNPAFDVTPASLISGIVTEKGVFAPAELAQAIGAARTN from the coding sequence GTGGCTGTCACAGCAAATGTTGGAACCATCTCTCCTGTGGTGTGGGCGGGCGATCGCGTGCAATTAATTGACCAAACCCGCTTGCCAGAACAGTATGAACTCAAGGACATCACCACCGCGGCGGAGATGGCCACCGCCATTCGGACGATGATTGTCCGGGGCGCACCAGCAATTGGGGTGGCAGCAGCGTTTGGCATGGTCTTGGGAGCGCGCGAATACAGGGGCCGCGATCGCGAGGGCTTCTTAGCCCACCTTGAGCATACTGCTTCGGAATTGCGCCAAACCCGCCCCACGGCAGTGAATTTATTTTGGGCCATCGATCGCATGCTAGGAGCAGCCCAACAGCCCACCGCCACCCTTGAGGAACTGCAGCAACACCTCCTTGAAACCGCACAAACCATTGCCCGTGAAGACGTCCAAACCTGTCAAGCCATTGGTGAAAACGGCCTTAAAGTTCTGCCGCAAACTCCCGAGAAATTGCGCCTCCTTACCCACTGCAATGCGGGTGCGCTGGCGACAGCAGGCTATGGAACAGCCTTAGGGGTGGTTCGTGCAGCTTGGGCGGCGGGTCGCTTAGAGCGGCTTTATGCCGATGAAACCCGTCCCCGGCTTCAAGGGGCTAAGTTAACTGCTTGGGAGTGCGTTCAAGAGGGCATTCCCGTCACCCTGATTGCCGATACCATGGCCGCCCACTGTATGCAGCGGGGGATGATTGATGCAGTGGTCGTAGGGGCGGATCGCATTGCCCTGAATGGAGATACCGCCAACAAAATTGGTACCTACAGCGTTGCCCTGGCCGCCAAGGCCCACGGGATTCCCTTCTTTGTGGCGGCGCCCCTCTCCACCATTGACCCCCACATTGCCACTGGCGCTGAAATTCCCATTGAGGAGCGGCATCCCCAAGAAATTTATCAGGTGGGGTTTAGCCGTATTACGCCCGCCGGGGTGGATTTCTACAATCCGGCCTTTGATGTCACACCGGCTTCCCTAATTAGCGGCATTGTCACCGAGAAAGGGGTTTTTGCCCCCGCTGAGCTTGCTCAAGCCATCGGCGCTGCCCGCACAAACTAA